Proteins co-encoded in one Gossypium arboreum isolate Shixiya-1 chromosome 11, ASM2569848v2, whole genome shotgun sequence genomic window:
- the LOC108472923 gene encoding nicotianamine synthase-like has translation MVCEKDPLVQKITDLYDQISTLDSLKPSKDVNMLFTQLVLTCMPPTHIDVTKLCKKVQQMRSKLIRLCGEAEGLLETHFSTILASYDNPLHHLNIFPYYTNYLKLSQLEFNILTKHCSNVPNKVAFLGSGPLPLTSIVLASFYLKTTSFHNYDIDPSANSKALRLVSSDPDLSRRMFFHTTDIMDVTNGLKEYDVVFLAALVGMDKDEKVRVVEHLAKYMNPGAVLMLRSAHGARGFLYPVVDPFDLRGFQVLSIFHPTDEVINSVIIARKFPMPKHCSAEHPVGPVKLPNKCFDIDMFNPLLNHVNLMEELDIEDQLS, from the coding sequence ATGGTCTGCGAGAAAGATCCCTTGGTACAAAAAATCACCGACTTATATGACCAAATCTCAACCCTCGACAGTCTCAAACCCTCCAAAGATGTCAACATGCTCTTCACCCAACTCGTCCTCACATGCATGCCACCCACCCATATCGATGTCACCAAGCTTTGCAAAAAGGTTCAACAGATGAGGTCCAAATTGATTCGGCTATGTGGTGAAGCCGAGGGACTATTAGAAACCCATTTCTCCACCATCTTAGCATCCTATGATAACCCACTTCACCATCTCAATATTTTCCCTTACTACACAAACTACCTTAAACTCAGCCAACTCGAATTCAATATCCTCACCAAACACTGCTCAAATGTGCCTAACAAAGTTGCCTTCCTTGGCTCTGGTCCCCTTCCCCTCACTTCGATCGTGCTAGCTTCTTTCTACCTTAAAACCACCTCGTTCCACAACTACGATATCGACCCTTCGGCTAATTCGAAAGCTCTTCGATTAGTCTCGTCGGATCCCGATTTGTCTCGACGGATGTTCTTTCATACCACAGACATAATGGATGTCACGAATGGTTTGAAAGAGTACGATGTCGTTTTCTTAGCAGCTCTTGTTGGGATGGACAAAGACGAAAAAGTCCGAGTCGTTGAACATCTGGCTAAGTACATGAACCCTGGGGCTGTTTTGATGTTGAGAAGTGCTCATGGAGCTAGGGGTTTCCTTTATCCGGTTGTTGATCCTTTTGACTTACGAGGATTCCAAGTCCTCTCTATATTCCATCCTACCGATGAAGTCATTAACTCCGTGATCATTGCACGTAAATTCCCAATGCCTAAACACTGCTCTGCTGAGCATCCTGTGGGGCCGGTGAAACTTCCCAACAAGTGTTTCGACATTGACATGTTTAATCCCCTCTTAAACCATGTGAACCTGATGGAAGAACTTGATATTGAGGACCAACTCTCGTGA